In one window of Arachis ipaensis cultivar K30076 chromosome B06, Araip1.1, whole genome shotgun sequence DNA:
- the LOC110263527 gene encoding peptidyl-prolyl cis-trans isomerase FKBP16-3, chloroplastic-like isoform X2, with protein sequence MTYNITTFDLGYDMPTMAASLSSLLLPLGSTCKSLGCNPQGIAADRLRCLVPQYQRSAVKAKASDTTECAAMVNSSSRRDFLGLALGVSSLFVGSLEGKGAGLPPEDKPKLCDEACEKELENVWLQRLGLMLKEFIQLH encoded by the exons ATGACATATAATATTACAACCTTCGACCTTGGATATGATATGCCAACAATGGCtgcttctctctcctctctactTCTTCCACTAG GTTCTACTTGTAAAAGTTTGGGCTGCAATCCTCAAGGCATTGCTGCTGACAGGCTTCGATGCTTGGTTCCGCAATACCAAAGATCGGCGGTAAAAGCAAAGGCCTCAGATACAACTGAATGTGCTGCTATGGTTAATAGCAGTTCACGCAGAGACTTTCTTGGATTAGCTTTGGGAGTCTCAAGCCTCTTTGTTGGTTCATTGGAAGGCAAAGGAGCTGGTTTGCCCCCAGAAGATAAGCCGAAACTATGTGATGAAGCTTGTGAGAAGGAGCTTGAAAATGTATG GCTGCAGAGGCTTGGATTGATGTTGAAAGAGTTCATACAATTGCATTAG
- the LOC110263527 gene encoding peptidyl-prolyl cis-trans isomerase FKBP16-3, chloroplastic-like isoform X1, which produces MTYNITTFDLGYDMPTMAASLSSLLLPLGSTCKSLGCNPQGIAADRLRCLVPQYQRSAVKAKASDTTECAAMVNSSSRRDFLGLALGVSSLFVGSLEGKGAGLPPEDKPKLCDEACEKELENAAEAWIDVERVHTIALGAKKN; this is translated from the exons ATGACATATAATATTACAACCTTCGACCTTGGATATGATATGCCAACAATGGCtgcttctctctcctctctactTCTTCCACTAG GTTCTACTTGTAAAAGTTTGGGCTGCAATCCTCAAGGCATTGCTGCTGACAGGCTTCGATGCTTGGTTCCGCAATACCAAAGATCGGCGGTAAAAGCAAAGGCCTCAGATACAACTGAATGTGCTGCTATGGTTAATAGCAGTTCACGCAGAGACTTTCTTGGATTAGCTTTGGGAGTCTCAAGCCTCTTTGTTGGTTCATTGGAAGGCAAAGGAGCTGGTTTGCCCCCAGAAGATAAGCCGAAACTATGTGATGAAGCTTGTGAGAAGGAGCTTGAAAAT GCTGCAGAGGCTTGGATTGATGTTGAAAGAGTTCATACAATTGCATTAGGAGCCAAGAAGAACTAG